The genomic window GTGTTtccccactttgtctgaacaaagtaaatcACTGGCACATAACACATGCTATTCCAACTACCAAAAGTTACAACTTGCTGTTGTCCCCAATAACAATagccagaaacaaaaaaaaaagaaaaaaagataaactaCTCAATATTACAGACAGCTCTTTTTGCATTAGAAACTAGTCATAACATATCATGTTGAGAATAATTATCAACTTAGATTTTTGTCATAGACATTGTCTTTGTTGTGATTTTCCTCCCCAGAAatgttgaagcacacacacacacacacacacacacacacacacacacacacacacacacacacacacacacaaaagaagtcaATATACACATACAGATGAAATATAGGTCCCATAATCATTCATTCAGCAGGAtcaatataatcttttttttcttttcttttttttttaaatttcttctttctttctctctccccactcccccccccccccccccttttttttttttttttttttccccggtgtTGGATCTGATATGAAGGATGGTGTTgtcttttttgatgatgatgatgaggcggaggaggaggaggaggatgacgatgatgatgacgatgacgatgatgatgatgacgatgatgacgatgatgatgttcatgatgatgttgacgtgATGCCTCGTTATCTGCTGCAGTCGACTTGCGAGAAGCTGAGGGATCTAGAAGAAGTGGCCGATCCCGATACAGATCAAGCCGATACAGATCCACCgggtgagtggagtgtgtgtgtgtgtgtgtgtgtgtgtgtgtgtgtgtgtgtgtgtgtgcgtgtttgtgtgtgcgtgcgtgcgtgcgcgcgtgtgtgtgtgtgtgtgtgtgtgtgtgtgtgtgtgtgtgtgtgtgcgtgtgtgtgtgtgtgtgtgtgtgtgtgtgtgtgtgcgcgcgcgtgcgcgcgcgtgtgtgtgcgtgtgtacgtttcTGCgtgtgctctatgtgtgtgtgtgtgtgtgtgtgtgtgtttgtgtgtgtgcatgcgtgcctgtgtgaGCATACATGTGTGgtcgcacgtgcgtgtgtgtgtgtgtgtgtgtgtgtgcgtgcgcgtgcatgtgtgtgtgtgtgtgtgtgtgtgtgtgtgtttttgcatgcgtgagcatgtgtttctgtgcctcggtctatgtctctctgtgtctgtggataTGTAGTAGCAATCAGACACTGTGGATATGTAGTGACAAcgagatgatgacgaagacgacgacgaagacgaccgGGACGGTCAGTCACTAATACGGCTCTTACGCTGAGAtctatgacgacgatgatgatagtgatgacgatgtgaAGGCACTGTACGATTTCTTTAGCAGCACTTCAGGCGGTGGCTACGGATGGATCGGTGGCGTCGTGATTGGCGGCATCGCTGTCATTGCCGTCATCGTCTTCCTCTTCATCAAGTTCAGGCACAAGCTGCCCTGTTTCTCGAAGACCACGGGTAAGTTCAGGTGAACGCGAACACAAGGcggttccaaaaaaaaaaaaaaaaaagaaaaaaaaaggagaccgAGGAAGATGTAGAAACTACACAAGTGTAGTACAATTAGCGTCTGGCCTGCCTACACAACTGTAGCAAAATTAGCGTCTGGCCTGCCTACACAACTATAGTACAATAAGCGTCTGGCCTGCTTACACAACTGTAGCAAAATTAGCGTCTGGCCTGCCTACACAACTGTAGTACAATTAGCGTCTGGCCTGCCTACACAACTATAGTACAATTAGCGTCTAGCCTGCCTACACAACTATAGTACGATTAGCGTCTGGCCTGCCTACACAACTGCAGCAAAATTAGCGTCTGGCCTGCCTATACAACTGTAGTACAATTAGCGTCTGGCCTGCCTACACAACCATAGTACAATTAGCGTCTGGCCTTCCTACACAACTATAGTACAATTATCGTCTGGCCTGCCTACACAACTATAGTACAATAAGCGTCTGGCCTGCCTACACAACTGTAGTACAATTAGCGTCTGGCCTGCCTACACAACTATAGTACAATTAGCGTCTGGCCTGCCTACACAACTATAGTACGATTAGCGTCTGGCCTGCCTACACAACTGTAGCAAAATTAGCGTCTGGCCTGCCTATACAACTGTAGTACAATTAGCGTCTGGCCTGCCTACACAACCATAGTACAATTAGCGTCTGGCCTGCCTACACAACTGTAGTACAATTAGCGTCTGGGCTGCCTACACAACTGTAGCAAAATTAGCGTCTGGCCTGCCTACACAACTGTAGTACAATTAGCGTCTGGCCTGCCTACACAACTGTAGCAAAATTAGCGTCTGGCCTGCCTACACAACTGTAGTACAATTAGCGTCTGGCTTGCCTACACATCTGCAACAAAATTAGCGTCTGGCCTGCCTACACATCTGCAACAAAATTAGCGTCTGGCTTGCCTACACAACTGTGGCACAATTAGCGTCTGGCTTGCCTACACATCTGCAGCAAAATTAGCGTCTGGCTTGCCTACACAACTGTAGTACAATTAGCGTCTTGCCTGCCAACACAACTGTAGAACTGTAGTACAATTAGCGTCTTGTCTGCAAACACAACTGTAGTACAATTAGCGTCTGGCCTGCCTACACAACTGCAGCAAAATTAGCGTCTCGCCTTCCTGCTCGAgtagtcagacacagacacatgtgctGTCACGCAGACTCGCATCCTCGTATTCAGGCATCCCAAGACACGTTGACACGCACTCACATATACATAGTCATAACTGCAGGCAAGgtcgcggaaacacacacacacacacacacacacacacacacacacacacacacacacacacacacacagacacgcgcgcgcgcgcgcgcgcgcgcacacacacatgcatgtacacatgtactcacagatgcacacacgcaatcacacgcacgcacacgcacgcatgcgtgcgcgcgcgcgcgcacacacacacacacacacacacacacacacacacacacacacacacaattataaattCAGGCAAGGacgctttatctctctctctctatctctctcgcacacacacacacacacacacacacacacacacacacacacacacacacacacacacacacacacacacacaaacacacacacagcacatacacacaaaaacgaaatcacaaaagtatacacacacacacacacacacacacacacacacacacacacacacaagtacacacgcgcacacacacacacacacacacacacatacacacacacatacacacacacggaagtacatacacacgcacacacacacacacacacacacacacacacacacacacacacacatacacgcacacacgcaagtacacacgcacgcacacacacgcacgcacacacacgcacacacacacacacacacacacacacagcatggggtcgatttcataaccgatagtaggaaaagtttttaaaacataaagggacattattccccgagaatattattaaagaaaaaatatcgaatccatcagcttgctattcAAGATTTAACAGCCTCTACTTTCTTCTGAAAAAAACTTCAtgtgctgaagacaaagtatagtaaaaatgtttcaTGCATCTGtggcatcattgtttgtttcactgtcagcagttatgtaccttcttgcccaagttttTCAAAGAGAATAAGTATTCTGCAGACGATTTTTGGAATGCTATttttgacgaggttcttatggtcgaactttcacaggcaatagttcatagccctatttctacattccttttgaTGTacttgtgttaatggtttctgattatcattatcattattgaattgctactgttaaatgtaactgcatgttagttatgcattttttgattgttttctacctttcctgttttcctcttctctgtgaccctccccctccccccctctccccctcctcccccccctcccccccgttaaaaaaaaatcgtctaatatcactgatagcgaaaagacgctaaactaaagaacgaacacacacacacacacacacacacacacacacacacacacacacacacacatgcacatacacagacacacacacacacatgcacagacatagacacacacagagacacacacagacacacacacacaccccgcacaccccGGTGTACGCACTCGCGATTGACcgtgtgtaatctctctctctctctctctctctctctctctctctctccatgtatatatatatatatatatatatatatatatatatatatatatatatatatatatatatgtgtgtgtgtgtgtgtgtgtgtgtgtgtgtgtgtgtgtgtgtgtgtaactcttactacatctctctctctctctctctctctctctctctgtatatatatatatatatgtatatatatatatatatatatatatatatatatatatatatatatatatatatcatagagagagaggtggcgtgtgtttgtgtgtgtgtgtgtgtgtgtgtgtgtgtgtgtgtgtgtgtgtgtgtgcgccaaaacaacacacattcatattCAAGCATCTCTCTTTATTTGCTTTCCTTGTTTCAGCGACCACACCCAGAGTTAGTACTGCCCCTGCAGTCTCTACAAGCAAGGTCAGCACCACACCGGCCTTCGCCCAACCCACTGACTACGACGCTGGCTTCAACTCTTCTTATAAACCCTACGGtacctaccctcctcccccgacAGAGggcacctacccccctcctcctcttcctcctttgaCCGAGGAGggcacctacccccctcctcaaacccctttctacccccctccgccacccccaacctaccccccacCGCCAGCCTACGATTACAATGGAAGCGCTCAGCCCTGATCTTGCCATCTGAACAGAACAACACTGAGCTCACTTACCCCGATGGGACTAGAATCTCCACCTTGAGGAAACGCCTTTTCGGAACAACTCATGGGGTGACCGatgaacagcaacagaaacagcaacaacaacagcaacagcaataacaacagcaacaacaacagcaacaacagcagcagcagcaacaacaacagcaacaacagcagcagcaacaacaacaacagcagcagcagcagcagcaacaacaacaacaacagcaacaacaacaacaacaacagcaacaacaacaacaacagcaacatcaacagcaacaacaaaatccttgCGCACACATCCACGCGCGCTGATACATTGGTGACTACTATTCGATCATGCAGAAATGGAAACAGATTAGCACACAATGGAaactaacaaacagacaaacaactgaACTGTGAAATTGAAATGTGCATTGTAAACAGTTTGGCTGGAAGCAACACAATGACGACTGAGAatttacttttttgggggggtgcggtggggtggggtgagggtgggggtttggtgggCTGGATTTATCGATTAATTGATTGACTAAAACACTTATTTATATATGTAAcacctttataataataataataataataataataataataataatatgacattattgaataataataataataataataataataataataataataatataatgacattattattattattattattattgttgttgttgttgttgttgttgttgtgttggtgttgttgttgttgttgttgttaatgttactTTGTGTTTTTACGTATTTTTAGGCAGTATAttctttttgctggttttttgaaAGACACATTAGATAATATGATaggatttggttttgttttggtttgacaTTAATAAAGGAAGGCAAAAACCCATGTTGACTGACGTAATACTTCTTTGGAGTCTGATCACCCCTAATTCGTCTATGGCCTCCCAAACTTCCGCCGAAAttttgcctgtctctttctgtccaagCAACCCAAAGTACCCCCCACCTCTACAGGTCCCGGTCTCTTAAAACTCCTTCACTTCCATGGGGaatcaagagaggcaaggctttcaagactcacttgagatgcacttaaaaaaaaacaaaaaacaaacaagctttttatgtattgagtataatttcaaaatataatgtttaagatgagaaagatcagtttaaagcaaattaagtcccctagcattaattacagagtaatttcccttttttactatctgcaccaaaaacgtttgcaaaataaataaaacttccatgctgagcaaaagaagttcctgtttgaacagaaaatgataataatgactgctcttgttgttgggtcagaatatcagatcaaagtgccaagtttagagaaaacaaaaaacataaatataacagtaaatgcagtttgcatataattaggcttcatttttgactcactgtaaacaaagtgagtctatgttttaacccggtgttcggttgtgtgtgtgtgtgtgtgtgtgtgtgtgtgtgtggtaaactttaacattgacattttctctgcaaactttgtcagttgacaccaaattatttatttttttgtacccatcccagagatgcaatattgttttaaacaagatgactggaaagaactgaattttttccaatttctatgcctaatttggtgtcaactgacaaagtatttgcagagaaaatgtcaatgtaaaagtttaccacggacacaaagacacacagacacagacacacacacacacacacacacacacacacacacacacacacacacagagacaaccgaacatcgggttaaaacatagactcactttgtttacacaagtgagtcaaaaaacaggaGAAAGTCGGTGCTTCCAGTCAcgaaacattatccaaaacaataagcctaaaactgagaaaatggtctggagatataaccactctagataaactgtgtgaattttcagccttccagagtaatTTTCCTCCCCTTAttatgatgacgtcatcagtcacgtcactatgcacgtgtcACGTTCGTGCAAGGcagtgaaggtgttttttttttttttttttttttttttaaagccttgcTTGATGAGTTCAGCGTGAGTTAAAATCAGAGACATACCAACGGGTACTTAACGGGTATTTGACACCCTTGATGGTATCCTTATGGCGATCAGGGTGGCGTTTTCACCCTGTCCTGTGTGGTGATGTTAACGcagtgttcactctctctctctcaatctctctctcagtgttgactctctctctctctccctctctctctctctctctctctctctctctctctctctctctctctctctccccctctttctctctccatccccccctctctctctctctctctctccctctctttctctctctgtgcctttgttcAGTCTTTCTGCACAATTATTTTCagttccttctctctgtgtctctgtctgttctgctaggtttgctctctctctctctctctctctcgctctctctttctctctctctctcgctctctctctctcacacacacacacatacacacacacgcacactctctctctctctagatatatgtgtgtttgcgtacacAAATCGTTAATAAACATATAATTAAAGTAAAAGACATAAACATGAATCAGTCGAAATaaccaacaaacacaaatcaaCGATACACGTGGCAAAATATAATTATGTActtgtttgcgtgcgcgcgcgcgcgtgtgtgtgtgtgtgtatgtgtgtgtttgtgtgagaggcaggggcggggaggtgtgtgtgtgtgtgtgtgtgtgtgtgtgtgtgtgtgtgtgtgtgtgtgtgtgtgtgtgtgtgtgtgtgtgtgcaagtgagaaAAAGTCATACTAATTACAGAATAACCAGTCAATGGGAACCAAATAGTAAATTGTGTACCAGTCACATCTACCCAAATGACTGACCAACACTGGAGTCCAAGCAAAATAaagaacttaaaaaacaaaacaaaaaaaaactacagtcAGTTTTCGTTTTGTCCGGTGCACCGTAATGCAGTGACTCCCTCCAAAGGGGTGCTCTCAGGAGTATTTTTGTAccccaaagtaaaaaaaaatagaatagaatgaaataaaacacgcAACCACCCCCCATAAAAatacacaccacaagcacacagacgcgcacgtccacagacatgcacacataacatGTCTtctcacaactcacacacacacacacacacacacacacacacacacacacacacacacagaggcatgcgcTCATGGAATGTCTTCtcacatctcttcctctctcgctctctttctcgctctccctcctgttcacacacacacacacacacacacacacacacacacacacacacacacacacacacacacacacacacacagaggcatgcgcTCATGGAATGTCTtctcacagctctctctctctctctctctctctctctctctctctctctaaaatacttttgcgcgcacgcacgcacacacacacacacacacacacacacacacacacacacacacacacagagtcttcaccctaccccccccccaaccccctccccccccccccacacacacccctactacCTCACTCCCTTCTCACCCGGCGATTCCTTAGTCGTCCAttattacgtgtttttttttttatttttatttttttttattattatcattctgttTCAAAGATAGCGACatataagcttcttttttttctttttttttctcctttcggaTCTTCTCTTTCGAATTAGATATGAGCTCTAGTGGTTCGCCTATGGCGTAAAAATGCCAAATTAATGTTCGTTGCGCTGTATTCAACAAATTATACAAAGAGCAGCAATTTAGTCACTTTCTGCTTTCAAGAACATGTGAAAGGTCTGCTTTCTAAAAGATATTCAACCAGCCATTTTCTGCAATTCTGACAGTCTTCAATCTATCATTTTTCTGTGACGGTGCTTCCATTGTTGCCtgtcgctcgcgcgcgcgtgtgtgtgtgtgtgtgtttgtgtgtgtgtatgtgtgtgtgtgtgtgtgtgtgtgtgtgtgtgtgtgtgtgtttgtgtgtgtgtgtgtgtgtgtgtgtgtgtgtgtgtgtgtgtgtgtgtgtgtgtgtgtgcatgtgtgtgcgtgtgtgtgcgtgcgcgcgtgcgtgtgtgtgtttgtgtatgtgtgtgcgtgcgtgcgtgtgtgtgtgtgtgtgtgtgtgtgtgtgtgtgtgtgtgtgtgtgtgtgtgcgcgcgcgtgcttgtgtgtatgtgtgcgtgtgtgtgcgtgtgtgtgtgtatgtgtgcgtgcgggcgcgcgcgcgcgcgcgtgtgtgtgtgtgtgtgtgtgtgtgtgcgtgcgtgcatgtatgtgtgtgtgtgtttgtgtgtttacgcgcgcgtgtgtgtgcgtgttttttttttttttttttttttttgtgtgtgtgtgtgtgtgtgtgtgtgtgtgtgtgtgtgtgtgtgtgtgtgagcgcgcgcgcgtgtgtgtgtgtgtgtgtgtgtgtgtgtgtgtgtgtgtgtgtgaggtggggaggtgtTCCGCACGTGTGTATGGATTGCTGTctctttgttgtgtttgtttggcgCAATGCAGGGAGTTCCTTGGAAGCGAGAGTATCTATGGGCTCGAGACCCATATACGGActtctgggtttttgtttttgttttgttttttaactttccTCACAGCTACACCATAAATAACGTTCGTATGTGTGCAGATCATTTAGATAAGACTATAATCTGATAGTCACAAAATGAATAGtcatccatgaaaaaaaaaaaaaatcatgaagaaaAATTACATtcttacagaaaaaaacaattacCCATGCAGACAGAACAAGATGGTGGCTTTTCATTGcagagacgcgctctcccaagTGAGAACTGTTTGGatttcacacaggaaaaatatacaATACGTTCATATATCtattcgacttctcaggatacctcacgtcagaagtaagacctatggacacagatcgttttcttttcaatcgccaaagacgtggaacaagctccctgataacctctgtcattctgattccctcgcatcttttaaatctcgtctcaaaactcaccttttccctcagcagtaagttcaattgtggcaggtccacttcctttgcgttagctgtgcttgactatgtatgtatacatatgtatgtgtacataactacatgcatgtatatgaatgtgtattgtgtgtgcgtgcgtttatgtaagtttgtgcctgcctatgtgttagggtagctgttagatacacatgtattgttaaaatgtatgtatgcagagtgtgtgtgtgtgtgtgtgtgtgtgtgtgtatgcgtgtgtgtgtgtgtgtgtgtgtgtgtgtgtgtgtgtgtgtgtgtgtgtgtgtgtgtgtagtcatattttggtgtgtgtatgtaacatagatgtaatgttttatgttaacaaagcgtttttgtaaagcacctagagcagatttctggatagtgtgctatataagtgtccattattattattattattattattattattattattattattatctatacgCATACATAGTACTATACTTATACGTCTGTTTGCCACAACGTTTTATGTTACAATATCTGGGCCAGGAGACACATCAAGAAGAAGATgcctcagttttcagtttctttttcttttttcttttttttttttcttttttggaggaGCGTTACTGAGtccggacacatccatatacgctacaccgcggGGTCAAAGGTGAGCCGTGACAGTGAGGACGCGTGTTTGTGAGCTCCTGCTATTTTTGTCAAATTTACACACCTGTGTGATTTCCTAGTTCTGAGAGTTTGTACAAAGGTTGGTGATGCATTATGCCTGTCTCTCCTTTACAATTCAGGGGCGTGTGTGGCAGTTTTCTGTCAGTATTTATTGCTTTCATGTTCAGCGGAGCAAAATTTAAGGCCGCCATGTATCTGCGAGTGTTGACCTTGCGAAGCAGAACGGACGGTGTCATGGCAGGTATGCTCCTCTTTCTGTTATACATGGGAAATTTGATCCATCAGTGTGGTGACATTGAACTGAACCCCGGACCTCCAAAACAAGACTCTTTGAGACAGACACGACTGATGAGTAACAGTGGACAAAGACGAGCTAGCACTGACCATGTGTCTGAAAAACCGAATGATGACCCCACTATGAAAGATGTTATGTCAATGCTGTTGGGCTTCAATGCAAGATTTGATGACCTGAAAAATGACATGACAGACTTGAAGGAATCGTATTCTGACCTTAAACAAGAAGTGCACGATATAGCAAATAATGTTAAAAGCTTGAGGGAAGAAAACGAGGCcttgaaagaagaaaactgtgttttgaaaaagaaagtagaagGTTTAGAGAAAAAGGTTGATGATTTGGAAGGTCGATCAAAGCGTAATAATTTGATTATCCATGGTATATCAAGACATAAAAACGAAACATGGCAAGACTGTGAGGAATTGGTAAATGAGATGCTAGTGGATAAGTTAGAGATGTCAGACACAGTAGAATTTGACAGAGTACATCGTGTGAATGCCAGTCCTAATTCCCCCATCGTTGCATGCTGTACGTTTTACAAAGACAAGGTAAAGGTTCTTAAAGAAAAGAGCAAGTTAAAGGGAAGTACTGTCTTCATTGGTGAGGATCTCTCTGCTAAAGTCAGAGAAATCAGGAAGAAACTTACCCCTAATCTTAAGGCAGCCAGAGATCAAGGAAAGAAAGCTACCATGGTGTACGATCACTTAGTGATCGAGGGGAAAAAGTTCTACCTAGACACtgatgacagactgaaagaagcaGCATAGGATTCCGGCCGGCCCGTCAAATCACTGGATTTGTCATTTTCTAACAATGTAAACATTTTAGTGAAGGTGTCAGTTTCTAATTATGACATATATGCAAAGGGGACAAATTTAAACTCAGCACCGggtacagactgtgtgtgtgaaactgggggCCGAGCGGTGGCTGGCAACAAGCCAACCAGACCTGTGTCAGATGAAAGTGAATTTGTTGCCAACAGGGAGGATGGAGAGTGTGGTGACCTGGTCACTGACAGTCCGATGTGTGCTGAACATTACGTGCACGGGAATCACAACAGGCCAAATAACTTTCCACGGCGTGATGAACGCTTTCCGGGATTTCCCGTTGATGTCAGCATATGTGGTTTGAAAtcgtgtgatgtatgtgttgtgaatgaaaaaaaagtgtgtagatTTGATAATAAATATAAATGTCTTGCTACTGATGTTGACACGTTGTCTTTTCcaaattcagtttttttctttttctaatacatttgatcaTGGTTGTGAAAGTAACGTAACTAGTGATCAATGTGTGAGAGGTTCTGTTGATTGCAATGACGAGTGTGTGATTGCGGGTGAAGACACAGTGAAAAAATGTGCCAGTGAATCTCGCACAGCTGGGGAAGacgtgagagagtgtgagggagggagcaGCAATGAGAGAATGAATAACAGTGGTGATGAGAGTTCTGATTGTTACGTGaatgagagtggggtggggggtgaggacagTTTGAGCTCTGTTGCAGGAAAATCGGACTTTTTGTTGAATAAACTGTCTTTCCTTCACTGGAACATATGTGGCATAATGTCAAAACTTGATGATGTGGATTTTGTTAAGTTTGTT from Babylonia areolata isolate BAREFJ2019XMU chromosome 1, ASM4173473v1, whole genome shotgun sequence includes these protein-coding regions:
- the LOC143292494 gene encoding uncharacterized protein LOC143292494 isoform X3, producing MAGLATRVLVFLVVFCLVVDLREAEGSRRSGRSRYRSSRYRSTGSTSGGGYGWIGGVVIGGIAVIAVIVFLFIKFRHKLPCFSKTTGKFSDHTQS
- the LOC143292494 gene encoding uncharacterized protein LOC143292494 isoform X1, whose amino-acid sequence is MAGLATRVLVFLVVFCLVVDLREAEGSRRSGRSRYRSSRYRSTGSTSGGGYGWIGGVVIGGIAVIAVIVFLFIKFRHKLPCFSKTTATTPRVSTAPAVSTSKVSTTPAFAQPTDYDAGFNSSYKPYGTYPPPPTEGTYPPPPLPPLTEEGTYPPPQTPFYPPPPPPTYPPPPAYDYNGSAQP
- the LOC143292494 gene encoding uncharacterized protein LOC143292494 isoform X2; the encoded protein is MAGLATRVLVFLVVFCLVVDLREAEGSRRSGRSRYRSSRYRSTGTSGGGYGWIGGVVIGGIAVIAVIVFLFIKFRHKLPCFSKTTATTPRVSTAPAVSTSKVSTTPAFAQPTDYDAGFNSSYKPYGTYPPPPTEGTYPPPPLPPLTEEGTYPPPQTPFYPPPPPPTYPPPPAYDYNGSAQP